In the Bacillota bacterium genome, CGCCGGCGCCTTGGGCGCCGCCGGCCGGCGCCGAGCCCCACAGCTTCACCACTTCGCCTGGCGCCGGCGCCGCAATGGGTTCGAAGTTAGTGTACTGCCAGCAAGCCGCACGGTGACCGGGGCTCAGTTCCATCACGGGGGGCTCCAGCCGCTTGCAGATGTCTCGCGCCAGTTCGCAGCGCGGGTGGAACCGGCATCCCGTCGGCATGTTGTACGGGCTCGGTACCACGCCTTCGATGGCCTTAAGGCGCTCCCGGCTCTCATGGAGCTTCGGCACCGACTCGAGCAGCCCCACCGTGTAGGGGTGGCGCGGCCTCGTGAAGATGGATCGTACGTCGGCCGACTCCACGATCTTGCCGGCGTACATCACCACGACGTGATCGACCAGTTCGGCGATGACACCCATGTTGTGGGTGATCAGCATGATGGCGGTGCCGAGCTCCCGCTGGAGCCGCCGCATGAGATCGAGGATCTGGGCCTGGATCGTGACGTCCAACGCCGTCGTCGGCTCGTCGGCGATGAGCAGCTTGGGGTTGCACGAGAGCGCCATGGCAATCATGACACGCTGGCGCATGCCGCCGCTCATCTGGTGGGGATAGTCGTCAATGCGCTTCTCGGGCGACGGGATGCCCACGAGCTTGAGCATCTCGATGGCCCGCCGGCGAGCCTCGGCCTTGGACACCTTCTGGTGGAGGATGATGGCCTCCATAATCTGGTTGCCTACGGTGAAGACCGGATTGAGCGAGGTCATGGGCTCCTGGAAGATCATGGCGATCTCGTTGCCGCGGATGCGCCGCATCTCGGCCTCTTTCTTGCGCAGCAGATCCTCGCCCTCGAACACGATCTGCCCGTCAACGATGCGGCCGGGCGGTTGCGGGACGAGCCGCATGATAGAAAGCGACGTGACGCTCTTCCCGCAGCCCGACTCCCCCAGGATTCCCAGCGTGCCGCCCCGTTCGAGCCCGAAGCTAACCCCGTCAACGGCTGGCACCACGCCGTCCTCGGTGTAGAAGTACGTCTTGAGGTTACGCACGTCCAGGAGCGGGCTTCGCCCGTTGCCGCTCGGCCCGTTGCCCGTGGCCTGCGGCCCGGCCCTCGCCTTTGTCGTTGGTGTCGTTGATGCTGCCACCTTCGGAACAGCCTCCTTAGACCTCATAGCACGCGGCCCAGTGACCCGGAACCTTCTCCTCCAGCGGCGGGTGATCCTCCCTGGCACAGCGTGCATTAGCAATCGGGCAGCGCTCGTAGAAGCGGCAGCGCTGCGGCGGGTTGATGGGCTTGCTGACGCCACCCTTGATCCGGATCGGCTCGCTGGGGGCATCCGGATCCGGCACCGGGTTGGCCGCCACCAGCGCCTGGGTGTAGGGGTGAATGGGGCTGCGGATAACCTCTTCTGCCGGGCCGAGCTCCACGATCTTACCCAGGTACATCACCGCGATGCGG is a window encoding:
- a CDS encoding ABC transporter ATP-binding protein; protein product: MDVRNLKTYFYTEDGVVPAVDGVSFGLERGGTLGILGESGCGKSVTSLSIMRLVPQPPGRIVDGQIVFEGEDLLRKKEAEMRRIRGNEIAMIFQEPMTSLNPVFTVGNQIMEAIILHQKVSKAEARRRAIEMLKLVGIPSPEKRIDDYPHQMSGGMRQRVMIAMALSCNPKLLIADEPTTALDVTIQAQILDLMRRLQRELGTAIMLITHNMGVIAELVDHVVVMYAGKIVESADVRSIFTRPRHPYTVGLLESVPKLHESRERLKAIEGVVPSPYNMPTGCRFHPRCELARDICKRLEPPVMELSPGHRAACWQYTNFEPIAAPAPGEVVKLWGSAPAGGAQGAGVSKERGGVGSGRS